In the Streptomyces sp. f51 genome, one interval contains:
- a CDS encoding aminotransferase class I/II-fold pyridoxal phosphate-dependent enzyme, with product MAGNVTSLFRGTAAHSPSMAALTREGDGAGPVDFCIPCNPYFPTPAMFDELAGRLREIITYYPSSADTITSELCSLLQLPPQCVAMGNGSTELITWIDHLLVRESLAIPVPTFGRWTDQPMETGKRVDMFPLQESTGFALDLAAYAKFIRQRGTRVAVICNPNNPDGGFLPRQSVIQFMDAMADLDLIVIDESFLEFADAESEPSVVEDAVMRPNVIVLRSLGKNFGLHGIRFGYMVANPSLAGKVRSMLPKWNLNSFAETVVFMLKNHGKEYMESLHMVRRDRLDMARQLSALPGLTIYPSQGNFLFVRLPVGAEGTVVRDRLLTEHRILVRECGNKVGSSSRFLRLVVRPQTDVRRLVAGLEQVLFGSRKETAVPELSTGTGYGSGTAMVDRLVGSTNGGGMQGLAAQANAWPGQPAQMPQPVAAAAPQPVAAAAPQPSLPSAPQPRPAAASPYPAQQPAPVYPGVQQPAAAQAYPTPPPSSWPAAAQNPGVMPAQMPPAAMQAPAQPPGPRPAAAAQTGMPGMTGAPSMGAQGGLTAAQVRGRTQPEPPPPQPSSSGWGAVGALLYNQAG from the coding sequence ATGGCCGGCAATGTCACCTCGCTCTTTCGCGGCACCGCGGCGCACAGCCCGTCGATGGCCGCATTGACGCGGGAGGGCGACGGAGCCGGCCCGGTGGACTTCTGCATCCCCTGCAATCCCTACTTCCCCACCCCCGCCATGTTCGACGAACTCGCGGGCAGGCTCCGCGAGATCATCACCTACTACCCGAGCAGCGCCGACACGATCACCAGCGAGCTGTGCTCGCTGCTCCAACTCCCGCCGCAGTGCGTCGCGATGGGCAACGGCTCGACCGAACTCATCACCTGGATCGACCACCTGCTGGTCCGGGAGTCCCTCGCGATCCCCGTCCCCACGTTCGGCCGCTGGACCGACCAGCCGATGGAGACCGGCAAGCGGGTGGACATGTTCCCGCTCCAGGAGTCCACCGGCTTCGCCCTCGACCTCGCCGCGTACGCCAAGTTCATCCGCCAACGAGGCACCAGGGTCGCCGTCATCTGCAACCCGAACAACCCCGACGGCGGCTTCCTGCCGCGCCAGTCCGTCATCCAGTTCATGGACGCGATGGCCGACCTGGACCTGATCGTCATCGACGAGTCGTTCCTGGAGTTCGCCGACGCCGAGTCGGAGCCCAGCGTGGTCGAGGACGCGGTGATGAGACCCAACGTCATCGTGCTGCGCAGCCTCGGCAAGAACTTCGGTCTGCACGGCATCCGCTTCGGCTACATGGTCGCCAACCCCTCGCTCGCGGGCAAGGTCCGCTCGATGCTGCCGAAGTGGAACCTCAACTCCTTCGCGGAGACCGTGGTGTTCATGCTCAAGAACCACGGCAAGGAGTACATGGAGAGCCTGCACATGGTCCGCCGCGACCGGCTCGACATGGCCCGCCAGCTCTCCGCGCTGCCCGGTCTGACGATCTACCCCTCGCAGGGCAACTTCCTGTTCGTACGCCTTCCCGTCGGCGCCGAGGGCACGGTGGTCCGGGACCGGCTGCTCACCGAGCACCGCATCCTGGTCCGCGAGTGCGGCAACAAGGTCGGCTCCTCCAGCCGCTTCCTGAGACTCGTGGTCAGGCCGCAGACCGACGTACGGCGTCTGGTGGCCGGCCTGGAGCAGGTGCTGTTCGGGTCGAGGAAGGAGACCGCCGTCCCCGAGCTGAGCACGGGGACCGGCTACGGCTCGGGTACGGCCATGGTGGACCGGCTGGTCGGCTCGACCAACGGCGGGGGCATGCAGGGGCTGGCCGCGCAGGCCAACGCCTGGCCCGGACAGCCCGCGCAGATGCCCCAGCCGGTCGCCGCCGCGGCCCCCCAGCCGGTGGCCGCCGCCGCCCCGCAGCCCAGCCTGCCGTCCGCCCCGCAGCCGCGTCCCGCCGCGGCCTCGCCGTACCCGGCCCAGCAGCCGGCCCCGGTCTATCCCGGGGTCCAGCAGCCCGCGGCGGCCCAGGCGTATCCCACCCCGCCGCCCTCCAGCTGGCCGGCGGCGGCGCAGAACCCCGGTGTGATGCCCGCCCAGATGCCGCCCGCGGCGATGCAGGCGCCGGCCCAGCCGCCCGGTCCCCGGCCGGCCGCCGCCGCCCAGACCGGTATGCCCGGCATGACGGGCGCGCCCTCGATGGGCGCGCAGGGCGGCCTGACGGCGGCCCAGGTCCGCGGCAGGACACAGCCGGAACCACCACCACCCCAGCCGTCGAGCAGCGGCTGGGGAGCCGTCGGCGCCCTTCTGTACAACCAGGCCGGTTAG
- the mmsA gene encoding multiple monosaccharide ABC transporter ATP-binding protein: protein MAGPVLEMRSIVKTFPGVKALSDVTLTVRQGEVHAICGENGAGKSTLMKVLSGVHPHGSYEGEILFEGEVCRFKDIRASEQHGIVIIHQELALSPYLSLAENIFLGNEHAKRGFINWSTTLRHATELLRRVGLSDHPETRVADIGVGKQQLVEIAKALSKKVKLLILDEPTAALNDEDSEKLLDLILELKKQGITSIIISHKLNEIRKVADSVTILRDGQTIETLDVKAPETTEDRIISGMVGRDLEHRFPERTPHHAEEGAAPALEIRDWTVHHPIDQQRKVVDDVSVHARRGEIVGIAGLMGAGRTELAMSVFGRTYGRHAGGTVLKDGEEIRTKSVAEAVAHGIAYVTEDRKHYGLNLIDTINRNISLSALGKVARRGIVDEHEERQVAEGYRTSMNIKAPTVFEPVGKLSGGNQQKVVLSKWIFAGPDVLILDEPTRGIDVGAKFEIYTVIDKLAAEGKAIIFISSELPELLGMCDRIYTMAAGRLTGEFSRAEATQEVLMRQMTKDKEVTR from the coding sequence ATGGCGGGACCCGTCCTGGAAATGCGCTCGATCGTCAAGACCTTTCCCGGCGTCAAGGCGCTGTCCGACGTCACCCTGACCGTCCGGCAGGGCGAGGTCCACGCCATCTGCGGTGAGAACGGCGCCGGCAAGTCCACCTTGATGAAGGTGCTCTCCGGCGTCCACCCTCACGGCAGTTACGAGGGCGAGATCCTCTTCGAGGGAGAGGTCTGCCGCTTCAAGGACATCAGGGCGAGCGAGCAGCACGGCATCGTCATCATCCACCAGGAACTGGCGCTGTCGCCCTACCTCTCCCTCGCGGAGAACATCTTCCTCGGCAACGAGCACGCCAAGCGCGGGTTCATCAACTGGAGCACGACCCTGCGGCACGCCACCGAGCTGCTGCGCCGGGTCGGTCTGAGCGACCACCCCGAGACCCGCGTCGCCGACATCGGCGTGGGCAAGCAGCAGCTCGTGGAGATCGCCAAGGCGCTCTCGAAGAAGGTGAAGCTGCTGATCCTCGACGAGCCGACCGCGGCTCTGAACGACGAGGACAGCGAGAAGCTCCTGGACCTGATCCTGGAGCTGAAGAAGCAGGGCATCACCTCGATCATCATTTCCCACAAGCTGAACGAGATCCGCAAGGTCGCCGACTCGGTGACGATCCTGCGGGACGGCCAGACCATCGAGACCCTCGACGTGAAGGCGCCGGAGACGACCGAGGACCGGATCATCAGCGGTATGGTCGGCCGCGACCTGGAGCACCGCTTCCCCGAACGCACCCCGCACCACGCGGAGGAGGGGGCGGCTCCCGCGCTGGAGATCCGCGACTGGACCGTGCACCACCCGATCGACCAGCAGCGCAAGGTCGTCGACGACGTGTCGGTCCACGCGCGGCGCGGGGAGATCGTCGGCATCGCCGGTCTGATGGGCGCCGGCCGCACCGAACTCGCGATGAGCGTCTTCGGGCGGACCTACGGCCGGCACGCGGGCGGCACCGTTCTCAAGGACGGCGAGGAGATCCGCACGAAGTCGGTCGCGGAGGCCGTCGCCCACGGCATCGCGTACGTCACGGAGGACCGCAAGCACTACGGCCTCAACCTCATCGACACCATCAACCGCAACATCTCGCTGTCCGCCCTCGGCAAGGTGGCCCGGCGGGGGATCGTCGACGAGCACGAGGAGCGGCAGGTCGCCGAGGGCTACCGCACGTCGATGAACATCAAGGCGCCGACCGTCTTCGAGCCGGTGGGCAAGCTGTCCGGCGGCAACCAGCAGAAGGTCGTCCTCAGCAAGTGGATCTTCGCAGGACCCGATGTGCTGATCCTGGACGAGCCGACCCGCGGTATCGACGTGGGCGCCAAGTTCGAGATCTACACGGTCATCGACAAGCTGGCCGCCGAGGGCAAGGCGATCATCTTCATCTCCTCCGAGCTGCCCGAACTGCTCGGCATGTGCGACCGCATCTACACCATGGCCGCGGGGCGGCTGACCGGTGAGTTCTCACGGGCCGAGGCCACCCAGGAAGTGCTGATGCGTCAGATGACGAAGGACAAAGAGGTAACGCGATGA
- a CDS encoding intradiol ring-cleavage dioxygenase codes for MTETPTNEMSEAPVGRRTVLLATGASAAALAVAAAAPVAPSPSPTPAAGPADAAPVAAAVCTLTKEMTEGPYYLDGQLVRSDVTEGKPGAPLKLVLTVVDSACAPLGGALVEIWHCDALGEYSGYVGNNGHSEPDDGTFLRGGVLTNASGVAALTTVYPGWYRGRCVHVHVKVHTGVTLTSDGSFTGGRELHTGQLFFSETVTTAMAKVSPYSTNKVTRTTLAQDSVYDGGGASSGLLTLTALGGTASAGYTGTLTLGVGTS; via the coding sequence ATGACAGAAACCCCCACGAACGAGATGTCAGAGGCCCCTGTCGGGCGCCGGACCGTCCTGCTCGCCACGGGTGCCTCGGCAGCGGCACTGGCCGTCGCCGCCGCGGCCCCCGTCGCACCCTCCCCCTCCCCCACACCCGCCGCCGGACCGGCCGACGCGGCCCCCGTCGCGGCGGCCGTGTGCACCCTGACCAAGGAGATGACCGAAGGCCCCTACTACCTGGACGGACAACTCGTCCGCTCCGACGTCACCGAGGGCAAGCCGGGCGCGCCCCTCAAGCTCGTCCTCACCGTCGTCGACTCCGCCTGCGCGCCGCTCGGCGGCGCCCTCGTGGAGATCTGGCACTGCGACGCGCTCGGCGAGTACTCCGGGTACGTCGGCAACAACGGCCACAGCGAGCCGGACGACGGCACGTTCCTGCGCGGCGGCGTCCTGACGAACGCCTCCGGCGTCGCGGCCCTCACCACGGTCTACCCCGGCTGGTACCGGGGCCGCTGCGTGCACGTCCACGTCAAGGTGCACACCGGCGTGACCCTCACCTCCGACGGCTCCTTCACCGGCGGCCGGGAACTCCACACCGGCCAGCTCTTCTTCAGCGAGACGGTCACCACGGCGATGGCCAAGGTGTCCCCGTACTCCACCAACAAGGTCACCCGCACCACCCTCGCCCAGGACTCCGTCTACGACGGCGGAGGCGCCTCCTCCGGCCTGCTGACCCTGACGGCCCTGGGCGGCACCGCCTCCGCCGGCTACACCGGCACCCTGACCCTCGGCGTCGGGACGAGCTGA
- the mmsB gene encoding multiple monosaccharide ABC transporter permease has translation MSTDVTNVPAEAPPGKDGSAGGGENLLRVMLDGLRQNMRQYGMLLALGLIVVLFAVWTDGQLLLPRNVSNLVLQNSYILILAIGMMLVIIAGHIDLSVGSLTAFVGAFAAVLMVEHKVAWPVALLLCLVVGAVAGSVQGFLIAYLGIPSFIVTLAGMLLFRGLTEILLKGQTLGPFPDGLQKVGNGFLPEVGPTTNYHNITLLLGLAVIVFVVLQEVRDRRRQQEFTLDVLPAKLFLLKLVALVAAVLTVTMLLASYKGAPIVLLVLGALVVGYGYVMRNAVFGRHIYAIGGNLPAAKLSGVKDKKVTFYVFLNMGMLAALAGLVVAARLNAASPKAGLNFELEAIASSFIGGASMSGGVGTVLGAIIGGLVLGVLNNGMNLLSVGTDWQQVIKGLALLAAVGFDVWNKRKVGS, from the coding sequence ATGAGCACCGATGTGACCAACGTCCCGGCCGAGGCCCCACCGGGCAAGGACGGGAGCGCCGGTGGCGGGGAGAACCTGCTGCGGGTGATGCTCGACGGTCTGCGCCAGAACATGCGCCAGTACGGCATGCTGCTGGCGCTGGGCCTGATCGTCGTCCTCTTCGCGGTCTGGACCGACGGCCAGCTGCTGCTGCCGCGCAACGTCTCCAACCTGGTCCTCCAGAACAGCTACATCCTGATCCTCGCGATCGGCATGATGCTGGTGATCATCGCGGGCCACATCGACCTGTCGGTCGGCTCGCTGACCGCGTTCGTGGGCGCGTTCGCGGCCGTGCTGATGGTCGAGCACAAGGTGGCGTGGCCCGTCGCGCTGCTGCTGTGTCTGGTGGTGGGCGCCGTGGCGGGCTCGGTCCAGGGATTCCTGATCGCCTATCTCGGCATACCGAGCTTCATCGTCACCCTCGCCGGCATGCTGCTCTTCCGCGGTCTGACGGAGATCCTGCTCAAGGGGCAGACCCTCGGCCCGTTCCCCGACGGCCTCCAGAAGGTGGGCAACGGCTTCCTCCCGGAGGTCGGCCCGACCACGAACTACCACAACATCACCCTGCTGCTCGGCCTCGCGGTGATCGTCTTCGTGGTCCTCCAGGAGGTCCGCGACCGCAGGCGCCAGCAGGAGTTCACCCTCGACGTGCTGCCGGCGAAGCTGTTCCTGCTCAAGCTGGTGGCGCTGGTCGCCGCGGTGCTCACCGTCACGATGCTGCTCGCCAGCTACAAGGGCGCGCCGATCGTGCTGCTGGTCCTCGGCGCGCTGGTCGTCGGCTACGGCTACGTCATGCGCAACGCCGTCTTCGGCCGTCACATCTACGCGATCGGCGGCAACCTCCCGGCGGCGAAGCTGTCGGGCGTCAAGGACAAGAAGGTCACCTTCTATGTCTTCCTGAACATGGGCATGCTCGCGGCCCTGGCGGGTCTGGTGGTAGCCGCCCGCCTGAACGCGGCCTCTCCGAAGGCCGGCCTGAACTTCGAGCTGGAAGCGATCGCCTCGTCGTTCATCGGCGGCGCGTCCATGAGCGGCGGTGTCGGTACCGTCCTCGGCGCGATCATCGGCGGTCTGGTCCTCGGCGTGCTGAACAACGGCATGAACCTCCTCAGTGTCGGCACCGACTGGCAACAGGTCATCAAGGGCCTGGCCCTGCTGGCCGCGGTCGGCTTCGACGTGTGGAACAAGCGCAAGGTCGGTTCGTAA
- a CDS encoding aldose epimerase family protein, protein METSRRTVIAAAAAGLTAAGIGTAHASDGKKPVRELFGRLADGTKVHRWSLENGGTRLKVLSYGGIVQSLEIPDRHGRYRNVALGFGDLDSYVASSPYFGALIGRYGNRIGKGRFTLDGTDHQLSVNDGVNSLHGGAKGFDKHVWDVEGFASGSDVGLVLHYTSIDGEMGYPGTLRAKVTYTLTRHGDWRIDYEATTDKATVVNLTSHVYWNLAGEGSGSVYDHELRIAASRYTPVDSGLIPTGELAKVAGTPFDFRRTKTVGRDIRVADQQLLYGKGIDHNWVLDKGITAKPEHVATLRDPSSGRTLTIASNEPGLQFYSGNFLDGTLVGTGGHIYRQGDALCLETQHFPDSPNHPAFPSTVLRPGQTYRTSTVHSFGA, encoded by the coding sequence ATGGAAACGAGCAGACGTACGGTCATCGCAGCGGCGGCAGCGGGCTTAACCGCTGCCGGCATCGGCACAGCGCACGCCTCGGACGGGAAGAAGCCCGTCCGGGAACTCTTCGGCAGACTCGCCGACGGGACCAAGGTCCACCGGTGGTCCCTGGAGAACGGCGGGACACGGCTCAAGGTCCTGTCGTACGGCGGGATCGTCCAGTCCCTGGAGATCCCCGACCGGCACGGCAGGTACCGCAACGTCGCCCTGGGCTTCGGCGACCTCGACTCCTACGTGGCCTCCAGCCCGTACTTCGGCGCCCTGATCGGCCGGTACGGCAACCGCATCGGCAAGGGGCGGTTCACCCTCGACGGCACGGACCACCAGCTCTCCGTCAACGACGGCGTCAACAGCCTGCACGGCGGCGCCAAGGGCTTCGACAAGCACGTCTGGGACGTCGAGGGCTTCGCCTCCGGATCCGACGTCGGACTCGTCCTGCACTACACCAGCATCGACGGCGAGATGGGCTACCCCGGCACGCTGCGGGCGAAGGTCACCTACACCCTGACCCGGCACGGCGACTGGCGCATCGACTACGAGGCCACCACCGACAAGGCCACCGTCGTCAACCTCACCAGCCATGTGTACTGGAACCTCGCCGGTGAGGGCAGCGGCTCGGTCTACGACCACGAACTCCGCATCGCGGCCTCCCGGTACACCCCCGTCGACTCCGGCCTGATCCCCACCGGGGAACTCGCGAAGGTCGCCGGCACCCCCTTCGACTTCCGCAGGACCAAGACCGTCGGCCGCGACATCCGGGTCGCGGACCAGCAGCTCCTGTACGGCAAGGGCATCGACCACAACTGGGTCCTCGACAAGGGGATCACGGCGAAGCCCGAGCATGTCGCCACGCTCCGCGACCCGTCCTCCGGCCGCACCCTGACGATCGCCTCGAACGAGCCCGGCCTCCAGTTCTACTCGGGCAACTTCCTGGACGGCACCCTGGTCGGCACCGGCGGTCACATCTACCGCCAGGGCGACGCCCTGTGCCTGGAGACCCAGCACTTCCCGGACTCGCCGAACCACCCGGCCTTCCCCTCGACGGTGCTGCGGCCGGGACAGACCTACCGGACCAGCACGGTCCACTCGTTCGGCGCGTGA
- the chvE gene encoding multiple monosaccharide ABC transporter substrate-binding protein has protein sequence MIMRNRRAALTAIAGAASLALALTACGQNSDGGSKADKGSSKGGTIGIAMPTKSSERWIADGNNVVKNLESKGYKTKLVYGEDDPDQQVSQIENLITQGVKALIVAAIDNKSLNNVLQQAADAHIPVIAYDRLILGTKNVDYYASFDNSKVGELQGNYILQKLGLADGSKKGPFNLELFAGSNDDNNTKYFFGGAMKVLQPYIDKKQLVVQSGQTALNQVTTLRWDGATAQKRMDDILTKSYSSKKVDAVLSPYDGISIGILSSLKSDDYGSKGKPLPILTGQDAELASVKSIIAGEQTQTVYKDTRQLAKIASTMVDDVLKGKKPQTNDTTTYDNGSKVVPAYLLQPVSVDKSNYQSVLVDGGYYTADQLK, from the coding sequence ATGATCATGCGTAACCGCAGAGCCGCCCTCACCGCCATAGCCGGAGCCGCCTCCCTCGCCCTCGCCCTGACCGCCTGTGGCCAGAACAGCGACGGCGGAAGCAAGGCCGACAAGGGAAGCAGCAAGGGCGGGACGATCGGTATCGCGATGCCGACCAAGTCGTCCGAGCGCTGGATCGCCGACGGCAACAACGTCGTCAAGAACCTGGAGTCCAAGGGCTACAAGACCAAGCTGGTCTACGGCGAGGACGACCCGGACCAGCAGGTCTCGCAGATCGAGAACCTCATCACGCAGGGCGTCAAGGCGCTGATCGTGGCGGCCATCGACAACAAGTCCCTGAACAACGTGCTCCAGCAGGCGGCCGACGCCCACATCCCGGTCATCGCCTACGACCGTCTGATCCTCGGCACGAAGAACGTCGACTACTACGCGTCCTTCGACAACTCCAAGGTCGGCGAGCTCCAGGGCAACTACATCCTCCAGAAGCTCGGCCTCGCGGACGGCTCCAAGAAGGGCCCGTTCAACCTCGAACTCTTCGCCGGCTCGAACGACGACAACAACACGAAGTACTTCTTCGGCGGCGCGATGAAGGTGCTCCAGCCCTACATCGACAAGAAGCAGCTCGTCGTCCAGTCCGGCCAGACCGCGCTCAACCAGGTCACCACCCTGCGCTGGGACGGCGCCACCGCCCAGAAGCGCATGGACGACATCCTCACCAAGTCGTACTCCAGCAAGAAGGTCGACGCGGTCCTCTCCCCGTACGACGGCATCTCCATCGGCATCCTGTCGTCGCTGAAGTCGGACGACTACGGCTCCAAGGGCAAGCCGCTGCCGATCCTCACCGGCCAGGACGCCGAGCTGGCGTCGGTGAAGTCGATCATCGCGGGCGAGCAGACGCAGACCGTCTACAAGGACACCCGTCAGCTGGCCAAGATCGCCTCGACCATGGTGGACGACGTCCTCAAGGGCAAGAAGCCGCAGACGAACGACACCACGACCTACGACAACGGCTCGAAGGTCGTCCCCGCCTACCTGCTCCAGCCGGTGAGCGTCGACAAGTCCAACTACCAGTCGGTCCTCGTCGACGGTGGCTACTACACGGCGGACCAGCTCAAGTAA
- a CDS encoding alcohol dehydrogenase catalytic domain-containing protein: MSTAVVVEGPGEHRLVPHEPVPPAAGEALVRVHAVGICGSDREVYQGNRPEGYVRYPLTPGHEWSGTVEEVGAGVPAGLVGRKVVGEGFRNCQVCDRCHAGETTLCTAGYEETGFTVPGAMAGTLTLPARLLHVLPDDADLTAAALLEPAACIAAAALKANARPGERVAVVGTGTLGMFAVQFLKAGSPAELLVVGTRPDRAALSREFGATAFLTRDQPLPDDFDVVIETAGSASAARTAASLLRRGGRLVLTGIPAPGAEGLDPTDLVVRQLEVHTVFGAPPAAWAHTVRVFGAGLLDPSPLVTHELPLAAFPEAIELVGSGDPKVGKVLLKP, translated from the coding sequence GTGAGCACCGCGGTCGTCGTCGAGGGTCCGGGCGAGCACCGGCTGGTCCCGCACGAGCCGGTCCCTCCGGCGGCGGGCGAGGCGCTCGTACGGGTGCACGCGGTCGGCATCTGCGGCAGCGACCGCGAGGTCTACCAGGGCAACCGGCCCGAGGGGTACGTCCGCTATCCCCTGACCCCCGGTCACGAGTGGTCCGGGACGGTCGAGGAGGTCGGCGCGGGTGTCCCGGCGGGGCTCGTCGGCCGCAAGGTCGTCGGCGAGGGCTTCCGCAACTGCCAGGTCTGCGACCGTTGCCACGCGGGCGAGACAACGTTGTGCACGGCCGGGTACGAGGAGACGGGCTTCACCGTTCCCGGGGCGATGGCGGGCACGCTGACGCTGCCGGCCAGGCTGCTGCACGTGCTGCCCGACGACGCCGATCTGACGGCCGCCGCCCTGCTGGAGCCGGCCGCCTGCATCGCGGCCGCCGCGCTCAAGGCGAACGCGCGGCCCGGTGAGCGCGTGGCCGTGGTGGGCACCGGGACGCTCGGGATGTTCGCCGTGCAGTTCCTGAAGGCGGGCTCCCCGGCCGAGCTGCTCGTGGTGGGCACCCGCCCCGACCGGGCCGCGCTGTCGCGGGAGTTCGGCGCCACCGCCTTCCTCACCCGGGACCAGCCGCTCCCCGACGACTTCGACGTGGTGATCGAGACCGCCGGGTCCGCGTCCGCCGCGCGCACCGCCGCCTCCCTGCTGCGGCGCGGCGGACGCCTGGTCCTCACGGGGATCCCGGCGCCGGGTGCCGAGGGTCTCGACCCGACCGATCTCGTCGTACGGCAGCTGGAGGTGCACACCGTGTTCGGGGCACCGCCGGCGGCCTGGGCGCACACCGTGCGGGTCTTCGGCGCGGGGCTGCTGGACCCGTCGCCGCTGGTGACACACGAACTGCCGCTCGCCGCGTTCCCGGAGGCCATCGAGCTGGTGGGCTCCGGCGATCCCAAGGTCGGCAAGGTCCTGCTGAAGCCGTGA